Part of the Erwinia amylovora genome is shown below.
GGCTGGTATCAAAACGTGCGCTGAACCGACATATGAGCCAGTGCTTCCAGTGCACTACGCCACGGTGAATCTGGCAGGGCTGCCAACGCAGCAATGGCCTTGTCAGCCTCTTTTTCAGCGGCATTACGCGTCCACTCCAGCGACCCGCACTGGTTCATTGTTTCCAGAACGGATTCCAGTAAGTGGCGCCCATTTCCTTCTTCAATGGCTGAACGGATCATGCTGGCCTGTTCGGGCGTTCCGTTACGCATCGCGTGCAGCAATGGCAGGGTAGGTTTTCCTTCACTCAGGTCGTCGCCGACGTTTTTGCCCAGCGTTTCACCGTCAGCACTGTAATCCAACAGATCGTCAATTAACTGGAATGCGGTACCAATATAACGACCATAATCCTGTAAAGCCTGCTCTTCTGTCGCACTGGCACCAGCCAGAATGGCGGAAGACTGCGCTGCCGCTTCGAACAGACGGGCAGTTTTGCTGTAGATCACCCGCATATAGCTCTCTTCAGTGATATCCGGGTCATTACAGTTCATTAACTGTAACACTTCGCCTTCGGCGATCACGTTCACTGCTTCTGACATCAATGCCAGTACTTTCAGTGACCCAAGGCTGGTCATCATCTGGAAGGCGCGGGTGTAGATAAAATCACCAACCAGTACGCTGGCCGCGTTGCCAAAGGCGGCGTTGGCGGTGGCTTTGCCACGGCGCATATCGGATTCATCTACCACGTCATCGTGCAGCAGCGTCGCGGTATGAATGAACTCGATCAGCGCGGCCACGGTAATATGTTGTTTACCCGCATAATCATTGATTGCCCGCGCAGCCAACACGGCAATCATAGGGCGGATGCGTTTACCTCCGCCGTTGATAATGTAGTAACCCAACTGGTTGATAAGGGACACATCTGAGTTCAGCTGGTCGAGTATTGTCGCATTGACGTCCGCCATATCTTGCGCGGTGAGTTCGTTTATCTGTTCTAAGTTCATTAGTCTGTTCAGCTATCGCTCAGTTCGCAACGATGATAAGCGCTTTTACCCGTGCCTGTGGCATGAAATGTATGACAGATTGTACTTGAAAAACGCGGCGGTGAAACGTCTCCATTCGCGTTGCGTTTTTTTTCTGCAATACAGCGTAACAGGCACTTGTCTTTGGCGGGGAAGTTGCGTAGAATTCGCGCCCTATTGTGAATATTTATAGCGCAGCCTGAAATCAAAAAAAGGCAAGCGCGGAAGCGGAGTTCTATATGTACGCGGTTTTCCAAAGTGGTGGTAAACAACACCGAGTAAGCGAAGGTCAGACCGTTCGCTTGGAAAAGCTGGACATCGCAACCGGCGAAACGATTGAGTTCGACCAGGTTCTGATGATTGCCAACGGCGAAGACGTTAAAATCGGCGCACCTTTAGTTTCAGGCGGCGTGATTAAAGCGGAAATCGTTGCTCACGGTCGTGGGGACAAAATCAAGATTGTTAAGTTCCGTCGTCGTAAGCACTACCGTAAGCAGCAGGGTCACCGTCAGTGGTTCACTGATGTGAAGATCACTGGCATCAGCGCCTAAGAGGAGATCTGACAAATGGCACATAAGAAAGCTGGCGGCTCGACTCGTAACGGTCGTGACTCCAATGCAAAACGTCTGGGCGTAAAACGTTTCGGCGGCGAATCTGTACTGGCTGGTAGCATCATCGTTCGTCAGCGTGGCACCAAATTCCACGCGGGCACCAATGTAGGCTGCGGTCGTGACCATACCCTGTTTGCTACCGCAACTGGTAAGGTCCTGTTCGAAGTTAAAGGCCCAAACAACCGTAAATACATCAGCATCGTTGCTGAGTAATCCGGTGTTTGTGCCGCAGAGCAGCCGTTAAGGCGCTTGCTGCGACGAAAAGAAAAGCCCCGCACTAGACTGCGGGGCTTTTTACATTCTGCCCGAGCTGTCAGAGCACTGAATGTCAGTGACAAGGCAACAGGCAGAAATGGGGATGGCGCTGGCGCCGTTCGCCGCCATAAGCCGGGGCTGGCCCCGATCGTGACGAAGCTGTTACGGCAGGCGATGAACTCTTCACGGTGGTATTTTACCGCTTTTCCTCGCAGTCCTCAGTCTTGGTACGATTCTGGCGTTAAACGCCAGCTGTCGCCCCGGGGCTTTTACCGGCATCCCCGCTGGCTGGTGATGTTGTTTAATTCCAGCCCGGTCTCACAACGGATCCTGTATTTGTTGTACACTTTATGCGCAGTGGTTTTACTGCCTTTAGCTGACCTGGATTTGGTATGGCAGTTGGACGTCGGGTAGCTGGGCTGCCTGATTTTTTGTGCGCTGAACAGCCTGGTGTGTCTGGCGCGCTGACGGAAGCAGGCGGGCGGCGAAGGTCAGCACAATGGTGGCGCTAGCGGCGCTGTTTGCCCTGTTTTTCAGCATTGTTATCGCCTGGCTGGCCCGACTTTTTTGCCATTCCGCAGCTTCATACTTTAGGGTTTGTCGGAGCAATAGTCGTGCTGTCAGGCGCCATGTTTTTCGCAGTTGGTCATCGCTTATGGCCACGGCGGAGCAATCCCGTTCCGATGCCACCTGCATGGGAATCCGGGCGTATGAGTGACGGAGAAGTAAAATGAAGTTTGTTGATGAAGCGACGATCCTGGTAGTAGCTGGCGATGGCGGTAACGGCTGCGTGAGCTTCCGTCGTGAGAAATACATTCCGCGCGGCGGTCCTGATGGCGGCGATGGCGGTGACGGCGGCGACGTGTATATGCAGGCCGATGAGAACCTTAATACCCTGATCGACTACCGTTTTGAGAAATCTTTCCGCGCAGAACGTGGTCAGAACGGTCAGAGCCGTGACTGTACCGGTAAACGCGGTAATGACATTCTGATCAAAGTACCGGTCGGAACGCGCATTATCGACCAGGGAACCGGTGAAACGCTGGGCGATATGACGCATCATCAGCAAAAAATGATGGTGGCCAAAGGCGGCTGGCACGGGCTGGGTAACACGCGCTTCAAATCATCGGTGAATCGAACTCCACGTCAGAAAACCATGGGTACGCCGGGTGAGAAACGCGATCTGCAGCTGGAGCTAATGCTGCTGGCGGATGTTGGCATGCTGGGCCTGCCTAACGCCGGTAAATCGACCTTTATCCGTGCCGTTTCCGCAGCGAAGCCGAAAGTGGCTGATTATCCGTTTACCACGCTGGTGCCAAGCCTGGGCGTGGTAAGGATGGACAGCGAGCAAAGTTTCGTTGTTGCCGATATCCCTGGCCTGATCGAAGGTGCATCTGACGGCGCTGGCCTTGGGATCCGCTTCCTCAAGCACCTTGAGCGTTGCCGCGTGCTGTTGCACACCATCGACCTGGCCCCGATCGACGAAAGCGACCCGGTGGAGAACGCACGCATCATCCTCGGCGAGCTGGAAAAATACAGCGATAAGCTGTTCCAGAAGCCGCGCTGGCTGGTGTTCAACAAGGTTGATCTGTTGGATGAAGAAGAGGCGGAGTCTCGTGCCAAAGCTATCGCTGAGGCGCTGGGTTGGACTGACAAATACTATCTGATCTCTGCGGCGAACCGCACGGGTGTGAATGCGCTGTGCTGGGACGTGATGGCCTTTATCAAAGCCAATCCGAAAGAAGCTGAACTGGCCGCCAAACAGCCAGAAAAAGTGGAATTCATGTGGGATGATTACCATCGTCAGCAGCTGGAAGAAGCGCAGCCAGAAGCGGAAGAAGACGACGACTGGGACGATGACTGGGATGAAGATGACGAAGAAGGCGTCGAAACCATTTATCAGCGTTAAGCCACGCTGAAAGCAACGGGATGCATTCTGATGGCGTCCCGTTTTGCTCTCTGCCTCCGGCGATAGCTGTGCGCAGAAGGCTGGCGCTGGGCTCAACCGTTGCCACTTGCGGCCCGCATGGTGAACGGAGCCAGTCCGCGGATAAACTTAAAGCGTCAGTTTGTCGATCCGTTTTGCAACCGGCAGCGCTAACCCAGCTGCTTTGGCAGCCAGCAGCAGACATCCAGGCCACAGCAATCGCTGCGGTTAGTCAGGCTCAGGCGTCCATGATGGATTTGTACGATACGCTGAACAATATTCAGCCCCAGACCGCTGCCGCCATAGCGCCTGTCCATGCGACGGAACGCTTTGATGGCATCCTGCATGGAGGCGGCATCAATGCCCTGGCCTTCATCACGCACGATGACGCTGCTGCCTTCTGCATCCGCTGTCAACAGCAGCGTAATGGTTGTTTCCTCCGGGCTGTAGCGTGAAGCATTTTCCAGCAGATTACGCAGCATCAGGCGCAGCAGCACGGCATCTCCTTGTACTTTGATCCCGCTATCACCACTGACAATGAACCGCTGCCGCCGCAGTGCCAGAAGTTCGTCCATTTCCTGGCGCAGCGGATCCAGAACCTCTTGCCAGCTCATCGTTTGATAATGACCACTGGCCAGCTCCTGGCCGACGCGCGCCAGCATCAGCAGTTGTTCAATGACATGCATCAACTGGTCGATACGTGCTACAAGCACCGAGCATTGTGATATCCCTTGCTGCTCAAGCAGTTCAAGGTGCAGACGCAATCCGGCCAGCGGCGTGCGCAGTTCGTGGGCGGCATCGGCAGTAAACAGGCGCTCCTGTTGCAAAGAGTTGTCCAGCCGGCCCAGGAGCTGATTCAATGCGCCGGTAACGGCAACAATTTCATCCATTTCTGAATGCAGAGGAAGCGGGGTGAGATTGTCAGCCGAGCGGGAAACCAGGCTGGCTTCCAGCGCGCGCAGCGGGCGGATAACCCAGCTGATTGCCCAGAAGCAAAGCATCAGGGTAAAGCAGACCATCACCAGCGAAGGCAGCAGTAACGAGGCGACCGCCTCGCGGATTTCATTCTCTACCTGTTCATTTCGTGCTTGTGCCGACAGCGTTTCATTGACCAGAAAGCCAATCTGTTCGCGGCTTTCATGCCACAGCCAAAACGTGCTCAATAGCTGACAGCTGAGCACGATCAGCGCCAGCATCACCAGCAAACGCCTGCGCATACTGTTCATCAGCGCTCTTCCAGCCGGTAACCCACGCCGCGTACCGTTTTAATCCGATCTTTACCCAGTTTGCGCCGCAGATTATGCATATGAACTTCAAGTGTATTTGAAGAGGTGTCATCCTGCCAGCTATAGAGATCCTGCTGCAAAGTTTCGCGGTGTACCGTCTGGCCAATACGCATCAGCAGGCGGGTCAACAGAGAAAACTCCTTCGGCGTCACGTCCACCGGCTGAAGATCGACAGCAACCTGCTGTGAAGAGAGATTGAGGGTGATATCGCCATGCTGCAACAGGTTATCGCTTTGGCCCTGATAGCGACGGATCAGCGCGCGGACGCGCGCTTTCAGCTCGGCCAGCGCAAAGGGCTTCATCAGGTAGTCGTCGGCACCGGCATCCAGTCCATCCACTCGGTCGGACAGGGCATCACGTGCGGAGAGGATCAGCACCGGCAGATCCTGCTGTTCCTTACGCCACTGACGTAGCAGATCGGCGCCATCTCTATCCGGCAGGCCAAGATCCAGCACCACCAGGCTATACTGGCCGCTTTGCAAAAACGCCGTCCCCTGGGCCGCATTCGCCGCGCAGTCAACGGCATAACCTTCTCCCGTCAGGGCGAGGTTCAGACCCTGTTGCAGCAGCGTATCATCTTCTACAATCAGTATTTTCATCGGCTTAGTTATTCCGGTAAACGTCCTTATACAGGCGACTTTCGAAGCGCACCAGGGGGACACGGCGCTGACGCTGGTCCTGCGGCGGAACGGCATAGCCTGAAAGGAACTGTACGAAAGCAACGCGTTGCCCACTGGCGGTGGTCATGAAGCCTGCCAGATTATAGACTCCCTGCAGAGAACCGGTTTTGGCTGAAACCTTGCCGTCAACGCCCGCCTCATGCAGGCCGCCACGATAGAGTAACGTGCCATCATGACCGGCCAGCGGCAGCATTGAAATGTAGTCCAGCTGGCTGTCATTTTGCGCAATGTACTGTAGCACCTGCATCATGGTTGCCGGGGTGATTAAATCGTGGCGTGACAGCCCCGATCCATCCACCTGAATACTGTTACCCAGGTCGATATTTGCTTTCTGACGAAGGATCTGACGCACGGCATCTGAACCCGCTCGCCAGGTACCCGGCACGCCAAAACGCTCGCGGCCTATGGTGCGGAATACGGTATCGGCGATCATATTATCGGACTTCTTTAACATGATCTTCAACAGGTCATGCAGTGGAGCCGACCGGGTTTCAGCCAGTACCGTGGCCGGCTGGGTCAGCAGCGTCTGGCGGACCAGATGGCCGCTGTAATCAATTCCGGCATTTTGTAGCTCGGCTTTCAGCAGCGCGCCTGCATAGCTGGCACCATCCTGAATGGCAAAGGCCAGCGGCAGCGGTTCGGCACGCTGTGACAGGCAGCCTGTCAGCGTGAAACGGTTCAACTCACCGGGCACCACGTCCAGCTCGCAGTACTGAGCATCGGGCGAGCCTTTAGCCAGCGTGCGCACTTCACTGAACATGTTTACCGGATAGTAAGACGCCACGCGGATAAAGGCTTTATCGCCCGGAACCGACGCGCTGTATAACGATACCGAGAAGCAATTACGGTCGACAATGGCGGCAGCCGGCGGTGCGCTGAAGCACTGGGTCATGTCGTTCCACGGCCAGCCAGGGGCTTTGTCGTGGCTGGCGAAGACCGAAGTATCAATCACCAGATTACCTTCAACATGCTGCACGCCCTGTTTTTTCAGGGCGTAGACCATATTGCGCAGATCCTGGCGCGTTAAAGTCGGGTCACCGCCAAAGCGAGCCACCAGGTCGCCGTGCAGCGTATTACCACTCAGGCTGCCTTTGCTTTCCAGCTGGGTATGGAAACGATAATCCGGACCGAGTTGCAACAGGGCAGCCAGGGCGGTAATAACCTTCATGGTGCTTGCCGGCAGCGCCATCTGCTGGCTGTGATAGTCAATCGATGGCGTTGCCGCACCAATTTTCTGTACCATCAGCGCCAGATTTGCGCCGTCGGGTAAATATTCGCTGTACTCTTCGACGGGCGCAGCCTGCACTTGCAGCATAAATGCGCAGGTAATGCCGGTAACAATTCGTGAAAATCGCATAATCTCGCGTTAACTGACAGGTGATGCTGCCATACTACGGTGCATCATGGTGGAAAGTAAACGATGACCCCTGTGGAACTCTGGGGTAAAATACGTATCAAATTGCAAAAATGATCCTGACCTGGAGCCTGCTCCGGGTCAGGTTTCTTTCGTTTTAAATCAGTAACAGACGCCGCAGAACGCCTTTTCTGCAAACTAGCCGTCAGGACGACGACACGATGAACAGGACAGATTTTACGAGGTATTGAGATGAATCAGATTCCGATGACGTTAAGGGGCGCGGACAAGCTGCGCGAAGAGCTGGAAGAGCTGAAAACCGTCAAACGGCCCAGAATTATTGCCTCAATTGCTGAAGCGCGTGAGCATGGTGACCTGAAAGAAAACGCGGAATATCATGCTGCGCGCGAAGAACAGGGTTTCTGCGAAGGGCGTATTCAGGAAATTGAAGCGAAACTGTCAAACGCTCAGGTAATTGATGTTACCAAAATGGCCGGTAACGCTAATGGCCGGGTGATTTTCGGTGCGACCGTAACCGTACTGAACGTTGAAACTGACGAAGAGTCTACTTACCGCATCGTGGGCGACGACGAAGCGGACTTTAAGCAAAATTTGATTTCAGTGAACTCGCCGATGGCGCGAGGCCTGGTGGGCAAATTGGCAGACGATGTTACCGTGATTAAAACCCCCGGCGGCGATGTGGAATACGAAATCATAAAAGTGGAATATCTCTGATTTTCGCGACTATCCACACTGCTTGTCGCCTTTGCGTGGCATGTGAGTGAGCTGCGCACGCGGTGCAAATTCACGGCGGGCAGATCAGTTGTTCACCCGAATCATATACTTGTGTAAGCTTGTGGAGATAAGAACGATTGCCGCTTTTCGGCAACTCAGACTGTCCAGGCCAGAAGAGTGGTTTTGTAAAGAAAAGAAAAAGGCCGCTGCGCGGCCTTTTATCAAAGTCAGGAGCGTGGCACTTTCTCCAGATCTGAGCATGGCAGGAAGTGGGCGGCGACCGCCGCACTCTTACCTCAGCGCGGAATGGCGATTTTGCGTTCCTTCGTTGGACGGTACAGCACCAGCGTTTTGCCGATAACCTGCACGTTAACTGCACGCGTTTCGCGCACGATAGCTTCAACGATCAGGGCTTTCGTCTCACGGTCTTCTGTGGCGATTTTCACCTTGATAAGTTCATGGTGCTCCAGTGCTTGTTCGATCTCGGCCAGCACCCCTTCGGTCAAACCATTGTTGCCCAGCATAACAACGGGCTTCAGCGGATGGGCCAGACCTTTCAGGTGCTGTTTTTGTTTGGTACTCAGATTC
Proteins encoded:
- the greA gene encoding transcription elongation factor GreA; the encoded protein is MNQIPMTLRGADKLREELEELKTVKRPRIIASIAEAREHGDLKENAEYHAAREEQGFCEGRIQEIEAKLSNAQVIDVTKMAGNANGRVIFGATVTVLNVETDEESTYRIVGDDEADFKQNLISVNSPMARGLVGKLADDVTVIKTPGGDVEYEIIKVEYL
- the cgtA gene encoding Obg family GTPase CgtA, whose amino-acid sequence is MKFVDEATILVVAGDGGNGCVSFRREKYIPRGGPDGGDGGDGGDVYMQADENLNTLIDYRFEKSFRAERGQNGQSRDCTGKRGNDILIKVPVGTRIIDQGTGETLGDMTHHQQKMMVAKGGWHGLGNTRFKSSVNRTPRQKTMGTPGEKRDLQLELMLLADVGMLGLPNAGKSTFIRAVSAAKPKVADYPFTTLVPSLGVVRMDSEQSFVVADIPGLIEGASDGAGLGIRFLKHLERCRVLLHTIDLAPIDESDPVENARIILGELEKYSDKLFQKPRWLVFNKVDLLDEEEAESRAKAIAEALGWTDKYYLISAANRTGVNALCWDVMAFIKANPKEAELAAKQPEKVEFMWDDYHRQQLEEAQPEAEEDDDWDDDWDEDDEEGVETIYQR
- the rplU gene encoding 50S ribosomal protein L21; protein product: MYAVFQSGGKQHRVSEGQTVRLEKLDIATGETIEFDQVLMIANGEDVKIGAPLVSGGVIKAEIVAHGRGDKIKIVKFRRRKHYRKQQGHRQWFTDVKITGISA
- the rpmA gene encoding 50S ribosomal protein L27, with amino-acid sequence MAHKKAGGSTRNGRDSNAKRLGVKRFGGESVLAGSIIVRQRGTKFHAGTNVGCGRDHTLFATATGKVLFEVKGPNNRKYISIVAE
- the pmrB gene encoding two-component system sensor histidine kinase PmrB → MNSMRRRLLVMLALIVLSCQLLSTFWLWHESREQIGFLVNETLSAQARNEQVENEIREAVASLLLPSLVMVCFTLMLCFWAISWVIRPLRALEASLVSRSADNLTPLPLHSEMDEIVAVTGALNQLLGRLDNSLQQERLFTADAAHELRTPLAGLRLHLELLEQQGISQCSVLVARIDQLMHVIEQLLMLARVGQELASGHYQTMSWQEVLDPLRQEMDELLALRRQRFIVSGDSGIKVQGDAVLLRLMLRNLLENASRYSPEETTITLLLTADAEGSSVIVRDEGQGIDAASMQDAIKAFRRMDRRYGGSGLGLNIVQRIVQIHHGRLSLTNRSDCCGLDVCCWLPKQLG
- the pmrA gene encoding two-component system response regulator PmrA yields the protein MKILIVEDDTLLQQGLNLALTGEGYAVDCAANAAQGTAFLQSGQYSLVVLDLGLPDRDGADLLRQWRKEQQDLPVLILSARDALSDRVDGLDAGADDYLMKPFALAELKARVRALIRRYQGQSDNLLQHGDITLNLSSQQVAVDLQPVDVTPKEFSLLTRLLMRIGQTVHRETLQQDLYSWQDDTSSNTLEVHMHNLRRKLGKDRIKTVRGVGYRLEER
- the ispB gene encoding octaprenyl diphosphate synthase codes for the protein MNLEQINELTAQDMADVNATILDQLNSDVSLINQLGYYIINGGGKRIRPMIAVLAARAINDYAGKQHITVAALIEFIHTATLLHDDVVDESDMRRGKATANAAFGNAASVLVGDFIYTRAFQMMTSLGSLKVLALMSEAVNVIAEGEVLQLMNCNDPDITEESYMRVIYSKTARLFEAAAQSSAILAGASATEEQALQDYGRYIGTAFQLIDDLLDYSADGETLGKNVGDDLSEGKPTLPLLHAMRNGTPEQASMIRSAIEEGNGRHLLESVLETMNQCGSLEWTRNAAEKEADKAIAALAALPDSPWRSALEALAHMSVQRTF
- the dacB gene encoding serine-type D-Ala-D-Ala carboxypeptidase, translating into MRFSRIVTGITCAFMLQVQAAPVEEYSEYLPDGANLALMVQKIGAATPSIDYHSQQMALPASTMKVITALAALLQLGPDYRFHTQLESKGSLSGNTLHGDLVARFGGDPTLTRQDLRNMVYALKKQGVQHVEGNLVIDTSVFASHDKAPGWPWNDMTQCFSAPPAAAIVDRNCFSVSLYSASVPGDKAFIRVASYYPVNMFSEVRTLAKGSPDAQYCELDVVPGELNRFTLTGCLSQRAEPLPLAFAIQDGASYAGALLKAELQNAGIDYSGHLVRQTLLTQPATVLAETRSAPLHDLLKIMLKKSDNMIADTVFRTIGRERFGVPGTWRAGSDAVRQILRQKANIDLGNSIQVDGSGLSRHDLITPATMMQVLQYIAQNDSQLDYISMLPLAGHDGTLLYRGGLHEAGVDGKVSAKTGSLQGVYNLAGFMTTASGQRVAFVQFLSGYAVPPQDQRQRRVPLVRFESRLYKDVYRNN
- the yhbY gene encoding ribosome assembly RNA-binding protein YhbY, encoding MNLSTKQKQHLKGLAHPLKPVVMLGNNGLTEGVLAEIEQALEHHELIKVKIATEDRETKALIVEAIVRETRAVNVQVIGKTLVLYRPTKERKIAIPR